The proteins below come from a single Verrucomicrobiia bacterium genomic window:
- a CDS encoding amidohydrolase family protein: protein MSPTAAPPRRSPPSRRRVLLARATIALLIAGALVVILREAVFTGPYRTPEPLPAAPIVDLHVHTAGIGAGDSGCFVSPQLRQSYKFRIYLDAFGVSRTELDREGDALLIRRISERVAESSEVGIAVVLALDGVVDPATGELDRTRTEVYVPGVFVARETAKYSNLRYGASIHPGRHDALQRLDEAAAQGAVLVKWIPSVMQMDPADPRWIPFYDRMRLHGLPLLSHAGQERSFTRADDALADPERLRLPLSRGVTVIAAHVASTGTNEGEPDLERLARMMMTFTNLYSEISSLTQANRLGYLHEALRRPEFAGRLCYGSDFPLSNTPLVSPWYFPRALTVAEMRALAEIPNPWDRDVALKQALGVPPDIFARTRELLRFESQPPGVPLPQ from the coding sequence ATGTCGCCGACCGCCGCCCCCCCGAGACGTTCTCCACCGTCGCGGCGCCGCGTGTTGCTGGCACGCGCCACCATCGCGCTCCTGATTGCCGGCGCGCTGGTGGTCATCCTGAGGGAGGCGGTGTTCACCGGTCCCTACCGCACGCCCGAGCCGCTGCCGGCAGCGCCGATCGTGGATCTGCACGTCCATACGGCCGGCATCGGGGCCGGGGACAGCGGCTGCTTCGTCTCCCCGCAGCTGCGGCAAAGCTACAAATTTCGAATTTACCTCGACGCCTTCGGCGTGAGCCGGACGGAGCTGGACCGTGAGGGCGACGCCCTGCTGATCCGCCGGATCTCGGAACGGGTCGCGGAGTCGTCGGAAGTCGGCATCGCCGTGGTGCTCGCGCTCGACGGGGTGGTGGATCCGGCCACGGGAGAGCTCGACCGGACGCGGACCGAGGTTTACGTGCCCGGGGTGTTCGTCGCCCGCGAGACCGCGAAATACTCCAACCTCCGATACGGCGCCTCCATCCATCCCGGCCGTCACGATGCGTTGCAACGGCTGGACGAAGCCGCCGCACAGGGGGCCGTGCTGGTGAAATGGATCCCAAGCGTCATGCAGATGGATCCGGCGGATCCGCGATGGATCCCCTTTTACGACCGGATGCGCCTGCACGGGCTCCCGCTGTTGTCCCACGCCGGACAGGAGCGCTCGTTCACGCGGGCCGATGACGCCCTGGCGGACCCGGAGCGCTTACGCCTTCCGTTGAGCCGCGGTGTGACCGTCATCGCGGCCCACGTGGCCTCCACCGGCACCAACGAGGGCGAACCCGATCTGGAGCGGCTGGCACGGATGATGATGACATTTACCAACCTGTATTCGGAGATCTCCTCGCTGACGCAGGCCAACCGGCTCGGCTACCTCCACGAGGCGCTGCGGCGGCCCGAGTTTGCCGGACGCCTGTGCTACGGCTCGGACTTTCCCCTCAGCAACACGCCGCTGGTGTCCCCGTGGTATTTCCCACGCGCCCTCACGGTCGCCGAGATGCGGGCCCTCGCGGAGATTCCGAACCCTTGGGATCGTGACGTGGCCCTGAAACAGGCGCTCGGAGTGCCCCCGGACATCTTCGCCCGCACGCGGGAGCTCCTGCGGTTCGAGTCCCAACCGCCGGGAGTGCCGCTCCCTCAATGA
- a CDS encoding AMP-binding protein, whose translation MKLLCRWLVRIWFRFRAENVGVLDAPGPVLLIPNHASWLDWMFLYALLDDDWRFVTSATTANTTWFHRKVMVNRRTFPVDTTSPYAARRMAEFLERGGRLVLFAEGRITLTGSLMKLFDGTGFLIHRTRARVITAYLRGASRVPFVRHTGWTQWAPRVSVHFSPVLEAPRLEGVSNAVARQVLTTWLRDAMVRQQFEVEQALGPTNVLSAIAEVAAAIPGRVVLEDISFQKLTFRRLMTGVDVLAGVWRRRFSDTAAGGRIGVLLPNVNGTPVTVLSLWASGFVPAILNFSTGVPTMIQCGALAGLRHVITSRAFLDKARIASAPFEDAGLRLVYLEDIRGEISGGVRLLTLLKHRLRCGAGMRGSRVYRRDDQARPAVILFTSGSEGMPKGVELTHGNLLANLRQILGVLDVTDHERFFSAMPLFHSFGLMAGVIVPLSRGYYTFLYPSPLHYRVVPAGVYDKACTVMFGTNTFLNGYARRASPYDFNSVKFLVAGAEKVQEATANTWARKFGVRLLEGYGATECSPAICLNTRVDPRFGSVGRFLPGMEWRLKPVDGVPEGGRLLVRGPNIMRGYLNPEADAAFQSLGGWYDTGDIVRVDADGFVHILGRLKRFAKVSGEMVSLTAVEDALAGAFPRFGARCEIAVVSRPDEDKGEVLIAVANESRITLEDLRAAIKARGLTNLCVPRELRVVREIPKLGTGKVDYRALQATLDAATAQAA comes from the coding sequence ATGAAACTGCTCTGCCGCTGGCTGGTGCGGATCTGGTTCCGCTTTCGCGCCGAGAACGTCGGGGTCCTCGACGCCCCGGGTCCGGTCCTGCTCATCCCCAATCACGCGTCGTGGCTGGACTGGATGTTCCTGTACGCCCTGCTCGACGATGACTGGCGGTTCGTCACCAGCGCCACCACCGCCAACACGACCTGGTTCCACCGCAAGGTCATGGTCAACCGGCGAACGTTCCCCGTGGACACCACGTCCCCTTACGCCGCCCGGCGCATGGCCGAGTTCCTGGAACGTGGCGGACGCCTCGTGCTCTTCGCCGAGGGGCGCATCACGCTCACGGGCTCGCTCATGAAGCTGTTTGATGGGACGGGGTTCCTGATCCACCGGACCCGCGCCCGGGTGATCACCGCCTACCTGCGCGGCGCCAGCCGGGTGCCCTTTGTGCGCCACACGGGCTGGACGCAGTGGGCGCCCAGGGTGAGCGTGCATTTCAGCCCGGTGCTGGAGGCGCCCCGACTGGAAGGGGTGTCCAACGCCGTCGCCCGACAGGTGCTCACCACCTGGCTGCGAGACGCCATGGTGCGCCAGCAGTTTGAGGTCGAGCAGGCCCTTGGCCCCACCAACGTGCTGTCGGCCATCGCTGAAGTCGCTGCCGCCATTCCGGGCCGGGTCGTGCTGGAGGACATCAGTTTTCAGAAGCTGACCTTCCGCCGGTTGATGACCGGCGTGGACGTCCTCGCGGGGGTCTGGCGCCGCCGCTTTTCAGACACCGCCGCCGGCGGACGCATTGGAGTGCTCCTGCCGAACGTCAATGGGACGCCGGTCACCGTGCTCAGTCTCTGGGCCTCGGGGTTCGTGCCGGCCATCCTGAATTTCTCGACCGGGGTACCGACCATGATCCAGTGCGGCGCGCTCGCCGGCTTGCGCCACGTGATCACGTCCCGGGCCTTCCTCGACAAGGCCAGGATCGCGTCCGCCCCTTTCGAGGATGCCGGCCTCCGGTTGGTGTACCTGGAGGACATCCGCGGCGAGATCTCCGGCGGTGTGCGCCTGCTCACGCTGCTCAAGCACCGTCTCCGATGCGGCGCCGGCATGCGGGGCAGCCGCGTGTACCGCAGGGATGACCAGGCCCGTCCGGCAGTGATCCTCTTCACCTCCGGCTCCGAAGGGATGCCCAAGGGCGTGGAACTGACCCATGGGAACCTGCTCGCCAACCTGCGGCAGATCCTGGGCGTTCTCGATGTCACGGACCACGAGCGCTTTTTCAGCGCGATGCCGTTGTTCCACAGCTTCGGGCTGATGGCCGGTGTCATTGTTCCGCTGTCCCGGGGCTACTACACCTTCCTCTACCCCTCGCCGCTGCACTACCGGGTCGTGCCGGCAGGCGTCTACGACAAGGCCTGTACCGTGATGTTCGGCACCAACACCTTCCTGAACGGATACGCGCGCCGTGCCAGTCCCTATGACTTCAACTCGGTGAAGTTTCTGGTCGCCGGCGCGGAGAAGGTGCAGGAGGCCACCGCCAATACCTGGGCGCGGAAGTTCGGGGTGCGTCTGCTCGAAGGCTATGGCGCCACCGAGTGCAGCCCGGCCATCTGCCTCAACACGCGGGTGGATCCTCGATTTGGAAGTGTCGGCCGGTTCCTCCCCGGCATGGAATGGCGGTTGAAGCCCGTGGACGGCGTCCCGGAGGGCGGCCGGCTGCTGGTGCGCGGCCCCAACATCATGCGCGGCTACCTCAACCCGGAGGCCGACGCCGCCTTCCAGTCCCTCGGAGGATGGTACGACACGGGCGACATCGTTCGCGTGGACGCCGACGGCTTCGTTCACATCCTCGGAAGGCTCAAACGGTTCGCCAAGGTGAGCGGCGAAATGGTCAGCCTCACCGCCGTTGAGGATGCCCTTGCCGGCGCGTTCCCCCGGTTCGGAGCGCGATGCGAGATCGCGGTGGTCAGCCGTCCCGACGAGGACAAGGGCGAGGTGCTCATCGCCGTCGCCAACGAATCCCGGATCACGCTTGAGGACCTCCGGGCCGCCATCAAAGCCCGGGGCCTCACCAACCTCTGCGTGCCCAGGGAACTGCGGGTGGTCCGCGAGATCCCCAAGCTGGGCACGGGCAAGGTGGACTACCGGGCCCTCCAGGCGACGCTCGACGCCGCGACGGCCCAGGCCGCCTGA